The following coding sequences lie in one Synechococcus sp. PCC 7336 genomic window:
- a CDS encoding CAP domain-containing protein: MLLQLLPSTSLKTCFKRSFWTVAGVVAVLVAGCAEPAASQALGSSRRQPIGIVEESANRQRIGAIRNRQTAAPLPEYDLQRYALRLVNRDRARYGLPPLAADPALSRVAQRHAQDMWQQGYFSHQSLDGRGPGERVWDEIDRPIAVAENIYAWQSSRASASRELVSGFQQGWMRSSGHRANVLSSRYTHFGYGIMVANGRAYAVQLFARP; the protein is encoded by the coding sequence ATGCTGCTACAGTTGCTCCCCTCTACCTCTCTAAAAACCTGTTTTAAACGGTCTTTCTGGACTGTAGCAGGCGTTGTAGCTGTTCTGGTAGCGGGTTGTGCAGAGCCTGCGGCAAGCCAAGCGTTGGGATCTTCTCGCCGCCAGCCAATTGGGATTGTGGAAGAATCGGCTAACCGCCAGCGAATTGGTGCGATTAGAAATCGCCAGACAGCCGCGCCACTGCCGGAGTATGATTTGCAACGTTACGCACTGCGGTTAGTGAATCGCGATCGTGCCCGCTACGGCTTGCCTCCTCTCGCAGCCGATCCGGCGCTATCCCGTGTAGCGCAGCGACACGCGCAGGATATGTGGCAGCAGGGATATTTCAGTCACCAGTCTTTGGACGGGCGCGGCCCGGGGGAACGCGTCTGGGACGAGATCGATCGACCCATTGCAGTGGCTGAGAATATTTATGCGTGGCAGTCATCGCGGGCCAGTGCCAGCCGAGAGTTGGTGAGCGGTTTTCAACAGGGTTGGATGCGGAGCTCGGGACATCGAGCAAATGTCTTATCCTCCCGTTACACTCATTTTGGCTATGGAATTATGGTGGCAAACGGGCGGGCCTATGCCGTGCAGTTATTTGCGCGTCCGTAA
- a CDS encoding glucokinase, translated as MAIVLSGDIGGTKTILRLSPADSNPALPGTNLYRQRFPSADYPDLVPMVQQFFTEAAQHLPESEVEQLDRLSAACFAIAGPVVDNTSQLTNLSWQLDGDRLAQELNIARVELLNDFAAIGYGVTALPDSDLAQLQAGTPASEAPIGVLGAGTGLGQTYLTWQGDGYRVHPSEGGHAGFAPRTERQQELLRYLWERHGRVSVERVVSGQGIVSIYQFLRDRRSTPAAETEAGKAVAEAVRAWERDRSGDAGAAIGEAALEGSDPLSVETLQLFVSAYGAEAGDLALKLLPAGGLYVAGGIATKILPLLQQGEFMEAFLDKGRLTPVLKTFPVKVVLNPKVGSIGAALRATQLARRG; from the coding sequence ATGGCGATCGTTTTGTCTGGAGACATTGGCGGCACCAAAACCATTCTGCGCCTCTCTCCTGCCGACTCCAATCCAGCCCTCCCCGGCACCAATCTCTACCGACAGCGTTTTCCCAGTGCCGACTATCCCGACTTAGTGCCGATGGTGCAGCAGTTTTTTACTGAAGCGGCCCAGCATTTGCCAGAATCCGAAGTCGAACAGCTCGATCGCCTCTCTGCTGCTTGCTTTGCTATTGCTGGTCCCGTAGTTGATAACACCTCCCAACTGACCAACCTGAGTTGGCAACTCGACGGCGATCGCTTAGCACAAGAGTTAAACATCGCTCGGGTGGAATTACTGAATGACTTTGCGGCGATCGGGTATGGCGTGACGGCTCTGCCCGACTCCGATTTAGCCCAATTGCAGGCTGGAACCCCCGCCAGCGAGGCACCCATTGGGGTTTTAGGGGCAGGGACGGGTTTGGGACAAACCTATCTAACCTGGCAAGGGGATGGCTATCGGGTACACCCGTCGGAGGGAGGACATGCCGGGTTTGCGCCCCGAACCGAGCGCCAGCAGGAGCTGTTGCGCTATCTCTGGGAGCGTCACGGCCGGGTGTCGGTGGAGCGGGTGGTGTCCGGCCAGGGGATTGTCTCGATTTACCAGTTTTTACGCGATCGCCGCTCCACTCCCGCAGCCGAAACGGAGGCGGGAAAGGCGGTTGCTGAGGCTGTACGAGCTTGGGAGCGCGATCGCTCGGGAGATGCCGGGGCGGCGATCGGAGAGGCAGCCCTGGAGGGAAGCGACCCGCTATCGGTGGAGACGCTGCAGCTTTTTGTCAGTGCCTATGGCGCTGAAGCGGGGGATCTCGCCCTCAAGTTGTTGCCGGCTGGCGGGCTATATGTAGCGGGGGGGATTGCAACTAAGATTTTGCCGCTGCTGCAACAGGGTGAGTTTATGGAGGCGTTTCTGGATAAGGGACGACTGACGCCAGTCTTGAAAACGTTTCCCGTGAAAGTGGTGCTCAATCCCAAAGTAGGGTCGATTGGGGCTGCTTTGAGGGCCACTCAGCTAGCGCGCCGGGGATAG
- a CDS encoding HAD hydrolase-like protein yields the protein MDRVVLFDFDGTVADSMDAVVRVANRLAAELGTPRVAPEDIARLRQQQLRQVLREARVPLWKLPWMLQRVRRELRQEIATIQPIAGMPETLRQLQQQGFRLGILTSNARSNVAEFLHERALTDVFEIACSEASIFGKGRMLRRCLRQYDLAADRTTYVGDETRDIEAARRNGVRAIAVEWGFNTRQPLLDCKPDGIARHPAELLNLLVSHSSDSVNSNR from the coding sequence ATGGATCGCGTTGTTTTATTTGACTTTGACGGTACTGTAGCCGATTCCATGGATGCGGTCGTGCGGGTGGCCAATCGACTGGCGGCTGAGTTGGGAACGCCGAGGGTAGCGCCAGAGGATATCGCTCGCCTGCGGCAGCAACAGTTGCGTCAGGTGTTGCGAGAGGCCCGTGTGCCCCTGTGGAAGTTGCCCTGGATGCTGCAGCGAGTGCGGCGGGAGTTGCGACAGGAGATTGCCACAATTCAACCGATCGCCGGAATGCCCGAAACATTGCGCCAACTGCAGCAGCAGGGCTTTCGGCTGGGAATTTTGACCTCGAACGCCCGCTCGAATGTGGCGGAGTTTTTGCACGAACGTGCCTTAACCGATGTATTCGAGATTGCCTGCTCGGAAGCCTCAATTTTTGGCAAAGGACGTATGTTGCGCAGATGTCTGCGCCAGTACGATCTCGCCGCCGATCGCACGACCTATGTGGGGGACGAAACTCGCGATATTGAGGCAGCCCGTCGCAATGGCGTCAGGGCGATCGCCGTTGAATGGGGCTTTAACACCCGCCAGCCATTGCTCGACTGCAAGCCGGACGGCATCGCCCGCCATCCCGCTGAGTTGTTGAATCTGTTAGTCAGTCACTCTTCAGACTCGGTGAATTCAAATCGCTAA
- a CDS encoding ribonuclease HII has protein sequence MSDSDRLPLLTAGVDEVGRGALFGPVVAAAVILTPEQAQTLKAEGVKDSKALSERRREELAIAIRETALTWGLGWAHAREIDRLNILQATFVAMHRALSRLVPAPEHCLVDGNKTIPQVQLPQTALVKGDSRSVAIASASILAKVHRDRWIVALSQRYPGYSLASNKGYGSAAHRKALQALGPTPEHRLSFAPCQPQLLPPEVSDLNSPSLKSD, from the coding sequence GTGAGCGATTCCGATCGACTCCCTCTCCTCACCGCTGGTGTGGATGAAGTGGGACGGGGCGCTCTCTTCGGGCCTGTAGTCGCGGCAGCCGTGATTCTGACTCCCGAGCAGGCACAGACATTAAAGGCTGAGGGAGTAAAAGACAGCAAGGCCCTCTCGGAGCGGCGTCGGGAAGAGTTGGCAATTGCTATCCGGGAAACCGCTTTGACCTGGGGATTGGGCTGGGCACATGCCCGCGAGATCGATCGCCTCAATATTCTTCAGGCCACATTTGTCGCTATGCACCGCGCCCTCTCCCGCTTGGTGCCTGCCCCCGAGCACTGTCTGGTGGACGGCAACAAAACCATTCCACAAGTCCAACTCCCTCAAACCGCGCTGGTGAAGGGAGACAGTCGGTCAGTGGCGATCGCCAGTGCCAGCATTCTGGCTAAAGTGCATCGCGATCGCTGGATTGTGGCTTTATCCCAGCGCTATCCCGGCTACTCACTGGCCTCGAATAAGGGCTATGGCAGTGCTGCCCATCGCAAGGCCCTACAAGCTTTGGGGCCGACCCCAGAGCACCGGTTGTCTTTTGCCCCCTGCCAGCCGCAGCTTTTGCCGCCAGAGGTTAGCGATTTGAATTCACCGAGTCTGAAGAGTGACTGA
- the ispF gene encoding 2-C-methyl-D-erythritol 2,4-cyclodiphosphate synthase, whose protein sequence is MRIGNAYDIHRLVEGRRLILGGVQIDCEKGLLGHSDADVLTHAIMDALLGALALGDIGLYFPPDDPQWEGADSIVLLEKVMELIADRGWAIGNIDSVVVAERPKLKPHIADIQQSLAAAMELEPSQVSVKATTNEKLGPVGAGEAIAAYAVALLMPAS, encoded by the coding sequence ATGCGAATTGGCAATGCATATGACATTCACCGTTTGGTGGAAGGGCGTCGGCTGATTTTAGGAGGCGTCCAAATTGACTGCGAGAAGGGGTTGCTGGGTCACAGCGATGCTGATGTGCTGACCCACGCCATCATGGATGCACTATTAGGGGCACTGGCTTTGGGGGATATTGGCCTCTACTTTCCGCCGGACGATCCGCAGTGGGAAGGGGCAGATAGTATTGTGTTGCTCGAAAAGGTGATGGAGTTAATTGCCGATCGCGGTTGGGCGATCGGCAACATTGACTCTGTGGTCGTGGCGGAAAGACCCAAACTCAAACCGCACATTGCTGACATTCAGCAAAGTTTGGCGGCGGCGATGGAGCTGGAGCCGAGCCAAGTGAGTGTGAAAGCCACCACAAACGAGAAATTGGGACCCGTGGGGGCGGGAGAGGCGATCGCTGCTTATGCCGTTGCCCTCTTGATGCCCGCATCGTGA
- a CDS encoding Uma2 family endonuclease — protein MATTLLIQTEKTPFAVSLPTIAPMTRDEFYAFCQANRDLRIERTATGEVIIMPPAFSDTGNRNFNLALQLGIWAEQDGTGLGFDSSAGFTLPNGATRSPDASWIEAERWNALTEAEQASFAPISPDFIIELRSASDTLQGLQDKMQEYMDNGVLLGWLIDRKNRQVYVYRPNREPQVLENPVRVSGDPELPGFSLQMAKVW, from the coding sequence ATGGCTACCACTCTACTCATCCAAACTGAAAAGACCCCGTTCGCAGTCTCGCTTCCCACAATCGCGCCCATGACTCGCGATGAGTTCTATGCGTTTTGCCAAGCCAATCGCGACCTGCGCATCGAACGAACTGCTACGGGAGAAGTCATCATCATGCCACCCGCTTTTTCGGATACGGGCAACCGCAACTTCAATCTTGCCTTGCAGCTCGGTATCTGGGCCGAGCAGGATGGAACGGGACTGGGCTTCGATTCCAGCGCGGGATTTACCTTACCCAATGGGGCGACGCGATCGCCTGATGCCTCTTGGATTGAGGCAGAACGGTGGAATGCTCTGACCGAGGCCGAACAAGCCTCTTTTGCCCCCATCAGCCCCGATTTTATTATCGAGCTGCGCTCGGCTAGCGACACGTTGCAAGGGCTGCAAGACAAGATGCAGGAATATATGGACAACGGGGTATTGCTCGGCTGGTTAATCGATCGTAAAAATCGCCAGGTCTATGTTTATCGTCCGAATCGGGAGCCTCAAGTGCTTGAAAACCCAGTGCGCGTGAGTGGCGACCCGGAGTTGCCGGGTTTTAGTTTGCAGATGGCTAAAGTTTGGTGA
- a CDS encoding polyprenol monophosphomannose synthase yields MTDDNDARTLLEEPAGPLQVMGLDRLHLSSNPSPGQTPLLSLVLPTYNESQNIEAIVHLLRKHLDERLPNNYELIIVDDDSPDGTWQIARNLARHFPQIEVLRRRQNRGLGTAVARGWQVSKGKILGVMDSDLQHPPQLLPRLIDAIERGADLALASRHIEGGGVSQWNGVRYLLSRGARRIGLAILPHVVGRISDPMSGYFLIRRSAIENVTLRPIGYKILIEVLGRGRVDRIAEIGYVFRSRREGDSKVTWRQFVEYLFHLIRLRRSRTPNSLTQGPFPFTRLV; encoded by the coding sequence CGCCTGCATTTATCTTCCAATCCCAGTCCCGGTCAAACCCCACTCCTTTCATTAGTCCTGCCAACCTATAACGAAAGCCAAAATATAGAGGCGATCGTCCACCTTTTGAGAAAACATTTGGATGAGAGGCTGCCCAATAACTACGAACTCATTATTGTCGATGATGACAGTCCGGATGGAACCTGGCAAATTGCCCGCAATCTAGCGCGCCATTTTCCTCAGATTGAAGTGCTGCGCCGTCGCCAGAATAGAGGCTTAGGAACTGCCGTCGCCCGAGGCTGGCAAGTCTCCAAAGGAAAGATATTGGGAGTGATGGATTCGGACTTACAACATCCGCCCCAACTGTTGCCGCGCCTGATTGATGCCATTGAACGAGGGGCCGACTTAGCACTTGCCAGTCGCCATATTGAGGGGGGCGGCGTCAGTCAGTGGAATGGAGTCAGATACCTCCTGTCTCGCGGCGCTCGGCGTATCGGACTCGCGATTCTACCCCATGTTGTGGGTCGAATTTCCGATCCCATGAGTGGCTATTTTCTGATTCGCCGAAGTGCCATCGAAAACGTCACACTGCGTCCAATTGGATACAAAATCTTAATTGAGGTGTTGGGGCGCGGACGGGTCGATCGGATTGCTGAAATTGGATATGTCTTTCGATCGCGCCGGGAAGGGGATAGCAAAGTTACCTGGAGACAATTTGTTGAATACCTCTTTCATCTCATCCGCTTGCGCCGATCTCGAACTCCTAACTCTCTAACTCAAGGGCCATTTCCATTCACTCGGCTCGTGTAA